The sequence below is a genomic window from Uranotaenia lowii strain MFRU-FL chromosome 2, ASM2978415v1, whole genome shotgun sequence.
aaaggcaTAAAATCCGTTGTTTTTAATCAAGCAACTAGTTTCGGTctcagttgaaaatttttaagatgtGGATTAGAAAAATGGCGTAACATTTTGACATCATCAGATTCTTAAAATAACACGGagaaaaaaagtatagtttttccaacaatattCAGCCTATATTCAACCatatttctgattgattctcAACCAActattaattttaagatttaaactATAGATATAATAGATTCTCTGATTGATATTTTGCGTTCAACATTGCATATTTacaaaaggtgatacggtcaaaatttggtcaagggaaaacgcgtgtaatcggtgaaatcgtttatttaaaaaatcaaattaaatttctttttcaagtttaattagtataaaattcaggaaaaatattcagttaggcttccgcttttccaaattcggattgacgggccttacgcttaacccttgcactcagattttgtacagccaccttgtccaccttcttcgccgcagaaagccagtttgccttgaactgctgctcgtccttagcagtgtttttggtcttctttaggttccgcttgacaatagcccagtatttctcaattgagcggagctctggcgtgttgggagggttcttgtccttgggaaccacctgcacgttgttggcggcgtaccactccatggcctttttaccgtaatggcaagatgccaaattcggccaaaacagtacagaactaccagacgtttattcaaacactctttcacgtaaataaccgtgtttcttcaggaaagacagcagacgtttattcaaacactctttcacgtaaatttcttggttgacaatcccggaagctatgaaaatgctgcttttcaagccacaggtacagatggcttgccaaaccagatatttcttcgcgaactttgacagtttcatgtgcttgaaaatatctgctacctttccccttcctttgccgtataaaactcctgtcccggaagctgcttgtagtcggctttgacgtaggtttcgtcgtccattaccacgcagtcaaacttcgtcagcatcgtcgtgtacagcctccgggatcgcgctttggccgtcgtattttgtttatcatcgcgatttggagtcactaccttcttgtaagtcgatagtccggctcgttttttggctcgatgcacggttgtagacgatacacccagcttatttgcggcatcccggagagagaggttagggtgtCGCTCGAAACTAAGAGAGTTGccctctttgtcgtctcagtggcttccggttttcgatttccccccgatctagacttcctgactgtcgacaaacgttcctcaaacacttttattacatttgtagctttgcgtgcgagtagctcggattttcgcgatgcgcgagtaaaattttgatacgctgctcttcttccttggacggcattttgacaactgaagagtgaattccaaaatcaaaataggagcaacattctacacacacacacacacacacacaccttcgaaatgaggggtgttcaggttttttaaaagcaaaattgaaattagtacgtcaagttgatattgaccaaattttgaccgtatcaccctttatagaTGTTCTTGAGAGGACTGAGTAAGTTTTTGAGCTTCAGTtgtatggaacttttggttatttGGAttaatcttgatcattgaatgtTCACAATTGGCTGAATAAAAAGGTAGTCAATCTTCCATAAAACTTGTAAGCGATTCAAGTTATgtcgaatttttaaaagttgttcCTCATTGTGAATGATGAACATGCGacttaatataattttttttacataaaaaatcataatttgctTACCATCAACagtgatttgaacaaaaatagatgaagaaagcaacattttttttttgaattatgttttcaCATACCCTTTTGGCTCTTAGAGTCTCATTTCACAACCAACAATTATTCTGGATATAGGCAGTTTTTAGTAAATATTCaggtttcaaatattgaaaaatgataacaatacgattcttatttttatttgaaatttattttgaagtaaatcattaaaagtaaaataaaaaccttcACCCACTACCATGGGCTGCGCACTAAGATGCCACAAACGAAAAATAATACTTTCCTAAGTTGATCTGAGAACTTAaggtttaaataaaatgaataataatgaacatttattaaaaatgcTGTTCAACCTACAATCTAGACAGGAAATAAATCATCTAATTATCTTTTGACGCATAACCGAATTTAGCTAAAATCTAAATGTCTTTTTAATACAGTCATTTAAACCTAAAGAGACAATATTAGAATCAATGGTATGAATATTTAACCTATGATTTGATCTTAACCGTAATGAATGCTTTCTAAGTTTCATTACGgctgaaaaaggtttcaaaaggGAATTGTTCtcaaacttttaatttattcaaactgGAACGCTTCAACCTGAACACaaagtcatttttgtttgatatGTTACTCCATGAACCAAGTCATCCCAATGTTTTGCATAATTTTCTgagtaaatatttataaaagtcGTGTGAGGACTCAAATCGTATGAAAAATTACCTCATTGGTAGAGTTTAATTAGAAAGTCCAACTGTTTCATTGAATGTGAACTTCGAAGATTCATATTTCGAATATCCAATAAAGTATTGTAAACTTATGCTCCAAAAATACTAATCAAGCTTAAATAAATCCCTTTTATACTTCCAGTGACCAAAGCAGAGGATAAAGTGAAGAACATCAAAGCTGCCATCGGGGTATTCGAAACATGGATCGAAGAAAACTCCAACACCAGTTCCAAGAATGCCAAACCGAAAGATACCGAAGAAAAGGTGGAAACCGTTGCGGGCCTGGGATTCAAAGACAAAGAAGCTGCGGAGAAGACGTTGAAGAAAGTTGTTTATTCGAtacaatgaaaatcaaaaagatattttattttttaatatttccagAATCCTAGAGGGTCGTGATCCGGATTACCAGAAACTCGCCATCAAAGGTCTGCTGGGTAGTGCCAAAAGAGTGCTTCCATCAACCAAAAATGAGGACAAAATAAAAAGCATCAAGGAGGCTATGGAACTGTTCGACGACTTTCTAGAAACATTCGATCGTGAGGAGAGATCCAAACAAAACATGGCATACTTATCAGTAGATCTGATAAAAGCCCTCCCAACAAAAGCCTCGGATACGTTGGCTGCCGAATTCGTTGAATGTTACGATAAAGTTGCCAAGGGTAACTACAAACATCTGCGCACGAAAACGCCGAAAGATGACGACAGCACCAGTTGGGATATCCTGCGGAATCGAAACCTACTCAAATTGAAGGAGCAAGTGAAGGAATCTGGTGAGAAGCTTTTTGATTTGGAAGGAAAACCTACCGAAACCCATCGGAAGATGATCTACTGGGCGTACAGCCCAAATGTGGACAAACTGAAGGCGTATTGTGCAACGTTAGAGAAGGCTGGTGGCAAAAAGCGATCACACTCTTCTTCGgaggatgacgacgacgacagtAGTGACGACAGTGAAAACGAGAGTGAGAAGAAAAAATCTAAGAAGTGACTTAACATTTGAACAGAACTTTGGTGAAGggaaaaaataaagtatttgttaaaaaaaatcttaaacctgTAATATTGATTTGGACATACGAAAGACAATTTTTGTTTACAGTAAAACTGTTGTCGTCGAATTGAAAATTTCTGCAAGCGCCGGAAAAATTGATTCACTCGTGATTTGGTATGCTTGAAATGAAATGACTCAAACTCTCAAGTGCAGGATTTATTCCATTAATAAGTACCTACTTATCAGCCAATTCCGATAGAGCAGAAGCTTTTGATTGTTGAAGAGAAACTCGACAACGGCAGTGCGAACCAAATCCGTCCACCCTCGCGTGTGCCGCGTAAGCCAACGACCCCGTGTAAGGTagcaaacattataaaaaaccACAATGtaagaacaaaaatttgtaGGTAAAATTGTgagataactttttttattattttttttttttgaaaggtgCATGGTATACTTTGTGAAGAGTTTTATAGATTCCTTTTGGTTATCCGAATCATTTGCAAATTGCAATTACTACCTACTGTTATTCTACGAGTTGGTGAAgttgtttaaaatgtaaaaaccgCGCACATTGGTTTTGAAACGGCAAAACACTGACAAATAGTCAAATATTGGATTAGATTCTATTctcttattttacaaaaaatattgtcGCATTTCTAGCGCCGTTTGATGACACACTTTCTCAAggctgtttaaaaattttagaatgctCCGAACATATGCCAGACAcgagtttgtcaaaaaaaaaattctatcttTTTATGATAATCTCATATTCTAATTTTCCAAATCACGAATATAAAaacaatgtttcaaaataaaaaaaactattccctattgtttgaaaaactttttacagaaagcaaattcacaaaaaaatccgaaaataaaaataaacctccaaactaaaaataaaattcacaaaaatatctaaaacatttcatgaaaaaacttaATCTCTTAAAAACAcctcaaaattaaattctttaaaactaAAACAATCTTCCGAAACAAAACTAAATTCCCAAAATAGTAACCATCCAGAAAacagaaacataaaaaatctcaaaaaaaaaacttcctaaaatgtaaaaaaaaaaaatttaaaataaaacctatttctaaaattaaaaaaatctctaaaataaatttaaaaaaaaaatagaaaataaaaaaaaaactccaaaatatataaaaaataaaaaaaaaactccaaaatatataaaaaataaaaaaaaaactccaaaatatataaaaaataaaaaaaaaactccaaaatatatagaaaacaaaaaaaatctccaaactaaatatgtagaaaataaaaaaaatccccactctacaatgaaaaaatataaacaaatcataaaaaaaaattggtaaataaaaaaaaaatataaaaaaggtctaaataaaaaaaaaaacttcaataactaagttttttagaaattcaaaaacaatctccaatattcaaaatttgtcttaaattttaaaaaaatggcaaaataaaaacttaactccaacttaaataaaatatcaaatatacaaaaaaaattccaaaataaaaaccttATCATGTgattaagattatttttatatcattataaaaaaattcaaaataaagggaaaccgataatcaaaataagaaaaaaacaaattttcaaaattcttgaattaactagaatttgtaaaaaaaaactataaaatctaaaaaaatcgttaaaatataacagttcttcaaaattttaaagtaaatgaagaaaaatcatcCAATAAAAGCTTTAATTaaagaaaatacaaaattaacaaaatcccAGCATGAAAtaatggaaaataataaaaaattaaattccataattatctaaaatttaaaaaaaaacagcaaaattgaaaatatcacttaaacaattcttcaacaaaaaatttttccaaaatcaaaaatgtcttctgaataattttttttttcaaaataaaaatttctgcaaaataaaaaaaaatacagaaaaaaacatttaaagttAACAaatacagaattaaaaaaaaactgcaaattcaagaaaaattccaaaataaaaaattacccaaaaaatacatcaactaaataaagattattttaatgaaaactttcttttaaaaaaatattaaaatatggaaaaaaaataataaaaaaaatctccgaaataaaagaaattttccaggatgaaaaaactcaaaaataaaacaaaaaaacgaactttaaaataaaaaaaaaccagaattaaaaaaaaaataacaaaaaatccaaaatcatctaaaatttggagaaaaaaaccttcgaaataatgaaaaaaacaacctagaaaataaatctttaaaataaaacttcaacctccaaataaataaaaaaaatctccaaataaaaaaaaaacttcaaaataaaaaaaaacaacacaaaaaaacctagaaaataaaaaaaaaaactttcaaatttgaaaaaataatcgaaaatttaataaaaaattctccAATATAAAGTGAAATATCCACGAGATTTTTCCATAAGCTACAACGCATTTCACAATGatgttcatttttgtaataataaTCAGTTGGATTCGATGTTCTTTTAACCTTTTTTGACGACTTCTTACTTctggaaaaacttttcaactgagcgaaaattgaaaaatttgcgaaatgacaaattcacaaaaaaacacaaacaaggaatgtgacaaaaaaaaccacttaaaaagtttgaagacgaaaagtcaaaaatatgtagaacaaaaaaaacaaacacaattaatttcaaaccaaagacctaaataacaaaaatgaaaatataaaagaaaattacaaaaatgctaaaaatgtcaaaaattgctaaaatggctgaaatgacaaaaacggaaaaataactttgatgaaaaaatttcaaaatgacaaaaataacaaactaaCAATAATtacataaaatgaaaatgatgacaaaaattacaaaataaaacaaaaaatggaaatatttaaaaaaaatgacattaatttcaataatttcaaaaacgctaaaaattacaattatgaAGAAAACGATGAAAATGACATAACTGGCAGAAaggacaaaacgacaaaaattaaataatagcaaaaaaatggcaaaagatTATAAGAATGtcagaaatcttaaaaattatcaaaatgataaaattaaaaaaaaaaacaaaattacaaaaataacaaaaataacggaaatgaaaaaatggtgaaaaatgacaaaaatgaaaataaaatgcataaaaatatACAATATTGACATAAATGGTAACAatcacaagaatgacaaaaaatgttaaaaattacaaaaccacAAAAGAGGAtgcaataatgacaaaaaaaaatacaaaaataatgaaaacaaccatattgactaaattgacaaaatggaaaaattgacaatatgaaaaaattgacaaaaatgtcaaagggCTAGTGATACAGCTAAGTTGACAATTCATTTGCCTCTTGAGCCGATgtctgcgagttcgagcccaggagtaaacatcgaacacatttgtaccggataagtttttccaaaactgtccgccaactgcaacgttgacaTAAAGTCGGGAATTCCATTAAGGTTATAAAACAactgtaatcgaaacaaaaaaaaatgacaaaaatagtaaaaattgacGCAAATGCAAGAAGAGATTAAAATAcacatgacaaaaaatacaaaaaaaaaaagtgacaacaaaacatgataaaaatggcgaaaatgacaaaatggcaaaaatgacataaattaaataaatgacataagttaaataaattacataaaatacataaattactcaaaatacattaataacataaattacaaaaattacaaaaatgcaaacaaaataa
It includes:
- the LOC129747373 gene encoding uncharacterized protein LOC129747373, which codes for MSKEESKYGFKDKAKAEESLELLKSEDHKYQVLTVRGLLGRAKRVLTLTKAEDKVKNIKAAIGVFETWIEENSNTSSKNAKPKDTEEKVETVAGLGFKDKEAAEKTLKILEGRDPDYQKLAIKGLLGSAKRVLPSTKNEDKIKSIKEAMELFDDFLETFDREERSKQNMAYLSVDLIKALPTKASDTLAAEFVECYDKVAKGNYKHLRTKTPKDDDSTSWDILRNRNLLKLKEQVKESGEKLFDLEGKPTETHRKMIYWAYSPNVDKLKAYCATLEKAGGKKRSHSSSEDDDDDSSDDSENESEKKKSKK